The Pleuronectes platessa chromosome 11, fPlePla1.1, whole genome shotgun sequence genome includes a window with the following:
- the LOC128451313 gene encoding histone H2B-like: MPDITKPAPKKGSKKAVAKAPGKGGKKRRKSRKESYAIYVYKVLKQVHPDTGISSKAMGIMNSFVSDIFERIAGEASRLAHYNKRSTITSREIQTAVRLLLPGELAKHAVSEGTKAVTKYTSSK, from the coding sequence ATGCCTGACATAACGAAGCCAGCGCCCAAGAAGGGCTCCAAGAAAGCGGTGGCGAAGGCCCCCGGTAAGGgcggaaagaagaggagaaagtccAGGAAGGAGAGCTACGCCATCTACGTGTACAAGGTGCTGAAGCAGGTCCACCCCGACACTGGGATCTCCTCCAAGGCCATGGGCATCATGAACTCCTTCGTGAGCGACATCTTCGAGCGCATCGCCGGTGAGGCCTCTCGTCTGGCTCATTACAACAAGCGCTCCACCATCACCTCCAGGGAGATTCAGACCGCCGTCCGCCTGCTGCTGCCCGGGGAGCTGGCTAAACACGCCGTGTCTGAGGGCACCAAGGCCGTGACCAAGTACACCAGCTCCAAGTAA
- the LOC128451305 gene encoding histone H3, with translation MARTKQTARKSTGGKAPRKQLATKAARKSAPATGGVKKPHRYRPGTVALREIRRYQKSTELLIRKLPFQRLVREIAQDFKTDLRFQSSAVMALQEASEAYLVGLFEDTNLCAIHAKRVTIMPKDIQLARRIRGERA, from the coding sequence ATGGCAAGAACCAAGCAGACCGCTCGTAAATCCACCGGAGGCAAAGCCCCCAGGAAGCAGCTGGCCACCAAGGCTGCGCGTAAGAGCGCCCCGGCCACCGGCGGCGTGAAGAAGCCTCACCGTTACAGGCCCGGTACCGTGGCTCTGAGAGAGATCCGTCGCTACCAgaaatctacggagctgctgatccgcaagctgcccttccagcgcctgGTGAGAGAAATCGCTCAGGATTTCAAGACCGACCTGCGCTTCCAGAGCTCCGCTGTCATGGCTCTGCAGGAGGCAAGCGAGGCCTACCTGGTCGGCCTTTTTGAGGACACCAACCTGTGCGCCATCCACGCCAAGAGGGTTACCATCATGCCCaaggacatccagctggcccgccgtaTCCGCGGAGAGAGAGCTTAA
- the LOC128450365 gene encoding LOW QUALITY PROTEIN: uncharacterized protein LOC128450365 (The sequence of the model RefSeq protein was modified relative to this genomic sequence to represent the inferred CDS: deleted 2 bases in 1 codon) — protein MKQHTTSNIRLCSECRTGYIMSDDLHPRCESCLGPEHAGRALTPGANCAFCKLLEEPERRRRAEAYAEMDGEGFASQRAFRLDDAIEFFNDDRGPESADSAPGAEEHYPPVGSPLGTEGSDHTDTPVSAQPSGIGALVQLMPAMIEKAATSRQLSVPFPQVAATPDNLIGVVAPAQPSLAAVFGLKVNPLGGRRPVPPSPTGQTMTRLADRSHQCAVQTVAAANNVVLLSHWLHSMSLEPHLLAETLGASIAVAGSRISSWQTLVHRGVWLERSNLSEGLRKELLEAPISPDGLFGPRLQTALEECRKQQMRPTGSGDTCLRFLVHRIPGETTGLLLTSGRGQLNDRILGGRIGTRPRLTASAVESLCAPGASAQPFRCEPPMGCSGESSDANNGGQGSGLARHHDNHRAPSKCAPPLRALLRLELQELLRKNAISKVPQGEETQGFYSRYFLVPKKTGGVRPILDLSLFNKSIMERRFHMLTIKQVLECVHQGDWFTSIDLKDAYFHVPIVSKHRRYLRFSFQGIQYQYNRLPFGYSLAPRTFSKCVETALEPLHRTGMRVLFYLDDLLLLARSREEAALQTKTLVCHLSSLGFTINWKKSSALPAQFVTYLGVELDSVSMRARLSQQRSEALTALLRRITPPNVVTVLSVMRLLGMMSAAHVVVPLGLLHMRRLQRWFIRLHVDPVRQRRRMVAVPPSVKADLIHWKNPRTLSAGVPLGRAASHISVFTDALELLTVWKVLQHFAPLLRDQHILVRTDNKATAAYINRQGGVRSAQLLNIARRLLLWTHTHFLSVRAVYIPGVLNTGADIMSRGGPRHGDWSLHPELVDLFASRGNAQCALWFSLSVRDNPPLGVDALAHRPWPRTLLYAFPPGPLIPRFLDRVREERLSAILVAPERTGASWFPCLQRLISGLPWELPWRGDALSQTGGAIRNYPMIGQRLWAWPLNGNI, from the exons ATGAAGCAGCACACTACTTCCAACATTCGCCTGTGCTCGGAATGCCGAACCGGGTACATAATGTCCGATGACCTCCACCCGCGCTGCGAGTCCTGCCTCGGCCCGGAACACGCCGGTCGGGCACTCACCCCCGGAGCTAACTGCGCGTTCTGCAAACTCCTCGAGGAGCCAGAGAGACGCAGACGAGCTGAGGCTTACGCTGAGATGGACGGCGAAGGGTTCGCCTCGCAGCGCGCTTTTAGATTGGACGACGCCATCGAATTTTTTAATGATGATCGTGGACCGGAGTCAGCCGACTCCGCTCCCGGAGCTGAAGAGCATTATCCTCCCGTAGGTTCCCCCCTCGGGACCGAGGGGTCGGACCACACAGACACTCCGGTGTCCGCTCAGCCTTCGGGCATTGGTGCCCTCGTGCAGCTGATGCCAGCAATGATTGAGAAGGCGGCGACTTCCAGGCAGCTGTCGGTGCCATTTCCGCAGGTCGCGGCTACGCCAGATAACCTCATCGGGGTCGTCGCACCGGCAC AGCCGAGCTTGGCCGCTGTCTTCGGCTTGAAGGTGAATCCGCTCGGGGGTCGGCGCCCTGTACCGCCTTCCCCTACGGGCCAGACGATGACGAGACTGGCGGACCGCTCACACCAGTGCGCCGTCCAGACAGTGGCAGCGGCTAACAATGTAGTGTTACTGTCCCACTGGTTACACTCCATGTCTCTAGAGCCACACCTCCTGGCTGAGACCTTGGGTGCGTCCATCGCGGTGGCGGGTTCCCGCATCTCATCATGGCAGACGCTCGTTCATCGAGGTGTCTGGCTGGAGCGCTCCAACCTCTCGGAGGGGCTGAGGAAGGAGCTCCTGGAGGCTCCGATTAGTCCGGACGGACTCTTCGGGCCTCGGCTGCAGACGGCGCTCGAAGAGTGCAGAAAACAGCAGATGAGGCCGACAGGTTCCGGAGACACCTGTCTCAGGTTTCTCGTCCACAGGATCCCTGGCGAGACCACCGGGCTCCTTCTTACCAGCGGTCGAGGCCAGCTGAACGACAGAATCCTCGGTGGAAGAATCGGCACCCGGCCT CGTCTGACCGCAAGTGCAGTTGAGAGCCTGTGTGCCCCGGGGGCTTCTGCTCAGCCCTTTCGCTGTGAGCCCCCCATGGGTTGTTCCGGAGAGTCCTCCGATGCGAACAACGGCGGTCAAGGCTCTGGCTTGGCTCGTCACCATGACAACCACAGAGCACCAAGCAAGTGCGCGCCCCCTCTCAGAGCATTACTCAGA TTAGAGCTACAGGAACTTTTGAGGAAAAATGCAATTTCCAAAGTTCCCcagggagaggagacacagggtTTTTACTCCCGTTATTTCCTGGTTCCGAAAAAGACGGGAGGAGTGAGACCCATCCTCGACCTGTCTCTGTTCAACAAGTCGATCATGGAGAGGCGGTTTCACATGCTCACGATCAAACAAGTGTTGGAGTGTGTTCACCAGGGAGACTGGTTCACCTCCATAGATCTGAAGGACGCATATTTCCACGTGCCGATCGTTTCGAAGCACAGGAGATATCTGCGCTTCTCATTCCAGGGGATACAGTATCAGTACAACCGCCTGCCGTTCGGTTACTCCCTGGCTCCTCGCACTTTCTCCAAGTGTGTGGAGACGGCGCTGGAGCCGTTACACAGGACAGGGATGAGAGTGCTATTCTACCTGGACGACCTGCTATTATTAGCTCGCTCCAGGGAGGAAGCTGCGCTACAGACAAAGACACTGGTGTGTCATTTGTCGAGCCTGGGCTTCACAATCAACTGGAAGAAAAGCTCCGCTCTCCCCGCCCAGTTCGTGACGTATCTGGGGGTGGAGTTAGACTCCGTCAGCATGAGAGCGCGGCTCTCACAGCAGCGATCAGAGGCTTTGACAGCTCTTCTTCGGCGCATCACGCCCCCCAATGTTGTGACAGTTCTCTCTGTCATGCGCCTGCTGGGCATGATGTCAGCAGCTCACGTGGTAGTGCCCCTGGGTCTGTTACACATGAGACGTCTGCAGAGATGGTTCATTCGTCTGCACGTCGATCCTGTGCGTCAGCGAAGACGCATGGTTGCCGTTCCTCCCTCAGTGAAAGCAGATCTAATCCACTGGAAGAATCCCCGCACACTGTCAGCGGGAGTGCCGCTGGGAAGAGCTGCATCACACATTTCAGTGTTCACAGACGCACTGGAGCTCCTCACGGTGTGGAAAGTACTCCAGCATTTTGCGCCACTGTTGCGGGATCAACACATCCTGGTCCGCACAGACAACAAGGCGACAGCAGCCTACATAAATCGCCAAGGAGGAGTGCGCTCCGCGCAGCTGCTTAACATAGcgaggcggctgctgctgtgg acacacacacacttcctgtcagtcagggCAGTGTATATTCCCGGTGTTTTGAACACGGGAGCGGACATCATGTCAAGGGGAGGTCCTCGACATGGGGATTGGAGCCTTCATCCCGAACTGGTGGATCTGTTCGCCTCTCGCGGAAACGCACAGTGCgctctgtggttttctctgaGCGTGCGGGACAATCCTCCGCTGGGAGTGGACGCGTTAGCGCATCGGCCGTGGCCCAGGACGCTTCTTTACGCGTTTCCACCGGGGCCATTGATCCCACGGTTCTTGGATCGTGTACGGGAGGAACGGCTGTCAGCCATCCTCGTGGCTCCGGAGCGCACGGGCGCGTCATGGTTTCCATGTCTGCAACGGCTGATCTCAGGGTTACCATGGGAACTTCCGTGGCGCGGGGACGCTCTCTCTCAGACAGGAGGAGCGATCAGGAATTACCCGATGATAGGTCAGCGTCTGTGGGCCTGGCCGCTGAACGGGAACATTTAG
- the LOC128451297 gene encoding histone H1-like: MSEAAPAPAPAAAKVKAAKKKVVKPKTAGLSVSELIVKAVSASKERSGASVSALKKALAAGGYDVEKNNSRVNTTIKKLVISGTLVQTKGAGATGSFKMSKKVETKVQKPVKKAAPKAKKPAAKKPAVAKKPKSAAAKKPAAAKKSPKKVTKPAAAKTPTKSPKKVAKSPKKVAKSTKKVVKKAPAAKKAPAKKVAKPKAKKTAAKKK, translated from the coding sequence atgtCAGAAGCCGCTCCAGCTCCCGCTCCAGCCGCCGCCAAGGTCAAAGCGGCCAAGAAGAAGGTCGTGAAACCGAAGACCGCCGGCCTAAGTGTCAGTGAGCTCATTGTGAAGGCCGTGTCCGCGTCCAAGGAGCGCAGTGGCGCGTCAGTGTCCGCCCTCAAGAAGGCTCTGGCGGCCGGAGGCTACGATGTGGAGAAGAACAATTCCCGCGTCAACACCACCATCAAGAAGCTGGTGATCAGCGGGACCCTGGTCCAGACCAAGGGAGCCGGGGCCACCGGCTCGTTCAAGATGAGCAAGAAGGTGGAGACCAAGGTCCAGAAGCCGGTGAAGAAGGCCGCTCCCAAAGCGAAGAAGCCCGCCGCCAAGAAACCCGCAGTGGCTAAAAAGCCCAAGTCGGCGGCCGCCAAGAAGCCAGCAGCCGCTAAAAAGTCCCCGAAGAAGGTGACCAAACCAGCAGCGGCCAAGACGCCCACCAAGAGCCCCAAGAAGGTGGCGAAGAGCCCCAAGAAAGTGGCGAAGAGCACTAAGAAGGTGGTGAAAAAGGCCCCTGCTGCCAAGAAAGCCCCCGCGAAGAAGGTCGCCAAACCCAAAGCGAAGAAGACAGCAGCCAAGAAGAAGTga
- the LOC128451325 gene encoding histone H4, producing the protein MSGRGKGGKGLGKGGAKRHRKVLRDNIQGITKPAIRRLARRGGVKRISGLIYEETRGVLKVFLENVIRDAVTYTEHAKRKTVTAMDVVYALKRQGRTLYGFGG; encoded by the coding sequence ATGTCTGGACgaggaaagggaggaaaagGGCTCGGTAAAGGAGGCGCAAAGCGTCACCGTAAAGTTCTCCGTGATAACATCCAGGGAATTACCAAGCCCGCCATCCGCCGCCTGGCTCGCCGTGGCGGAGTGAAGCGTATCTCCGGTCTGATCTACGAGGAGACCCGCGGCGTGTTGAAGGTTTTCCTTGAGAACGTGATCCGCGATGCTGTCACCTACACCGAGCACGCCAAGAGGAAGACCGTCACCGCCATGGACGTGGTGTATGCTCTGAAGAGACAGGGCCGCACTCTGTACGGCTTCGGCGGATAA
- the LOC128451315 gene encoding histone H2B-like, whose translation MPEVGKPAPKKGSKKAVAKAPGKGGKKRRKSRKESYAIYVYKVLKQVHPDTGISSKAMGIMNSFVSDIFERIAGEASRLAHYNKRSTITSREIQTAVRLLLPGELAKHAVSEGTKAVTKYTSSK comes from the coding sequence ATGCCTGAAGTAGGGAAGCCAGCGCCCAAGAAGGGCTCCAAGAAAGCGGTGGCGAAGGCCCCCGGTAAGGgcggaaagaagaggagaaagtccAGGAAGGAGAGCTACGCCATCTACGTGTACAAGGTGCTGAAGCAGGTCCACCCCGACACTGGGATCTCCTCCAAGGCCATGGGCATCATGAACTCCTTCGTGAGCGACATCTTCGAGCGCATCGCCGGTGAGGCCTCTCGTCTGGCTCATTACAACAAGCGCTCCACCATCACCTCCAGGGAGATTCAGACCGCCGTCCGCCTGCTGCTGCCCGGGGAGCTGGCTAAACACGCCGTGTCTGAGGGCACCAAGGCCGTGACCAAGTACACCAGCTCCAAGTAA
- the LOC128450366 gene encoding histone H3-like, with protein MYPVLHSGHKRMLEPIRYRTKQTARKSTGGKAPRKQLATKAARKSAPATGGVKKPHRYRPGTVALREIRRYQKSTELLIRKLPFQRLVREIAQDFKTDLRFQSSAVMALQEASEAYLVGLFEDTNLCAIHAKRVTIMPKDIQLARRIRGERA; from the exons ATGTACCCGGTGTTGCATTCCGGGCACAAGCGGATGTTGGAG CCTATACGATATAGAACCAAGCAGACTGCTCGTAAATCCACCGGAGGCAAAGCCCCCAGGAAGCAGCTGGCCACCAAGGCTGCGCGTAAGAGCGCCCCGGCCACCGGCGGCGTCAAGAAGCCTCACCGTTACAGGCCCGGTACCGTGGCTCTGAGAGAGATCCGTCGCTACCAGAAATCTactgagctgctgatccgcaagctgcccttccagcgcctgGTGAGAGAAATCGCTCAGGATTTCAAGACCGACCTGCGCTTCCAGAGCTCCGCTGTCATGGCTCTGCAGGAGGCCAGCGAGGCTTACCTGGTCGGCCTCTTTGAGGACACCAACCTGTGCGCCATCCACGCCAAGAGGGTTACCATCATGCCCaaggacatccagctggcccgccgtaTCCGCGGAGAGAGAGCTTAA